AAAAAAAATGAAAAAAAAGAGTATTAAATTGTATACAAATTTATAAAAATATGTTATTATAGCTATGTATCAAATGAAATTCAAATGAAAAATAAACAAAATGATAAATATGTTTATTTTGATAAAAAAATATATCAGATGATAACTATTTAAATAAACAACAAAAATATCAGAACAGGAGAAAAGAAAATATGAGACAGGCAATAGTGGCAATAATAATGGGAATAGTTTTATTATCTTGTACAAATGCAAGAGTTATACAGTATAACACAGAAAGATTGGATAATATTGAAGAATATTTAAGGGAAAATAAGTTTATAAAACCATCAGAAAATGTTGAAAAATTAAAGGAAGAAGGTAAAATAGACTTTTCAAGAGAATACAGATCTCTTGAAAAAGAAGCTGAAGCATGGATGGAAGGTGTAAAGTAGGATTTACACTGAATGCAGGATATGACACAAAAGGTCAGAACATAAGAGGTGGAATAGGAATTAGAGTAATTTACTAAAATAATATGTTGACATACAAATAAAAAGAATATATAATTAGTAGAGTAATTATAAAATTATAAAAAGATAAAAATTTTAGGAGGAAAAAATATGGCTAAATTGAATATAATTTATTTTAGTGGTACAGGAAATACTGAACAAATAGCATCATTCATAGAAGAAGGAGCAAAAGCTGCAGGAGCAGAAGTAGAAGTAATCTCAGTAGATTCAGCTGACGAAAGTTCAGTAGATGCTGATTTCGTTGCATTTGGATCACCTGCAACAGGATCAGAAGAAGTTGCACCTGAAATGGTTGACTATATTGAAGGAGTAAAAGAAAAATTAGCTGGAAAAAGAGTAGGACTTTTCGGGTCAAATGACTGGGGAGAAGGAGATTTCATGAGTATGTGGATACAGGAATTAGACAACGCAGATGTATCTGTTGTTGGAGAAGGATGTATCATAAATCTTGCTCCAGATGATGATGAAAAAATCGAAAAATGTAAAGAATATGGAAAAGCAATAGTTAGCTAATAGCCGTATATAAAAAAAGTTTCATTTCTAATGTTCATAGCATTTAGAGATGAAACTTTTTTCTTATTTATATTATTTCTGTAACAGAGTAATCAGAATATATCAATTCCCCATTATCCAGCTTTTCTTTAAGCTTTATTTTATTTTCGAGAGGAAGATATTCGACATATATGTTTTTCAGTTCCTTTAAATCCTTCTTTTTCAAAGTGTTTAAAAAAGTAATATTTTCAGGTATTGAAATATTATTTTTAATAAATTCTGTCTGCAGATTAAAGGTGTTACTGATTTCAGATTTTTTTTCTTCGTTTTCTATTTTACTGTTTTCAAAAAGATCTGAAATAAATTTTTCTTTTGTTTCAGCATCAGTAAAAAAACAAAATCTTGTACCAATTTCATTGACTGCATTTAAAGATTTTTTTTCTGTTTCTGTAAATTCATTATTATCCTCTTTCACTTCAATATCTTTTATTTTCGTAAGAATAAAATCTTCAGGAGATATTTTTTTCATAGCCTGTTTAAATGCTGTATTATAAAACAGTATAAAAGGATAGTTTTCTTCCTGCTCATTTTCATATTTTACAGCAATATCAAAGTATGTTTTGATAAAAGGAATGTTATATATAGAATTTTTACTGTTTTTTACAATAATAAGGCTCTTTTTCCCTGTCTTTTTCATGAAAAATATTCCCACAGTCAAAAGAAAATTTATCAGATTTTCAGGTTTCATATACTTTTCCGGGTTATTTTTGAAATTTTCTGAAGACTTATTTTCAAATGAAAGTATCAAATCCTTATTCTGTCTGAAAAACAGTGAAAGCAGATTTTTTGTAAAACTGTCATATTCCATATTTCCTATAAGGAAATCCTTTATTCTCTTGAAAATTCCAATATCAGTATAATCATAACATTCAAATGAGAAATCCCTTTTAATCAGTATATCTACAATATTGTGAGTTGAAGATTTTACAATGTTTTCAACTTTGACAGTAAAGTTCCAGTTAAAATATTTTTTTAGCTGAATAAGTAAATTGGAAATATTGTAATCCAATCTTCCTACAAATTTTCTCCCCTGAAAAAGGGAAATTTGGTCAAATTCATTTTTCAGGCTGAGGGGAGTTTCCACATCAAGGTCAAGATGCGTGTAAAATATTGATTTAATAGGGAAGGAAGTATTGTAAAGGGAATGATAGTATAAAAGAGTGTCATCCTTCAGTTCAGAAGCCTTCATATCTTCTATATATGCTTTTGTATAGTATCTGTCCTGAAATTCCTCTATTTTCAGTTTATATACAATGTCATAAAACAGATTTTCATTAAGCTCCTTAAAATATTCCCCTGATCCGAACCATACAGCATTTTTAATTACAAATCCCTTCTGTTTCAGGTCGAACATTATATGATTCTTATTTTCCCCTATAAACTTTATATTTTCCAGAAGCACATTCTTAGTCTGAAAAGTAGGCATCGGATTTCCAAAACCAAACGGTTTCAGCAGTTCTATTGTCTTGAAAAATTCGTAGGACATTTTTTGCATTGGAATCTGCTTATCAATATTTATAATTTTAACAAAATCATCATCTTTTAGGATCTTTTTTGCATATTCATTAATTTTTCTTTTAAACAGTTCAATATTTTTAATTGGAATTGTAAATCCGGCCGCTCCTGAATGGCCACCGAACTTAACAAATAATTCAGGCATACTCTGCAGAGCATTTAGAATATTGAAACCTTCAATACTTCTGCATGATCCGACTGCAATTCCTTCGTCTTTCTTGACTTCCATAATAATGACAGGCTTATAGTATATATCTACTATTTTAGAAGCTGCAATTCCTATAATTCCATGATGATATTCAGGCGAATAGTCAATGATTACAAAGTCTTCATTGATTTTATTTTTCTCAATATTTTTTTCAATCATTTCCACAATTCTATTCTGAAGTTCTTTTCGCTCAAAATTTTTATTAATCAGTTCCTTTACTATAATTTCTATTTCCCGGTTATTGTCAGAAGTCAGCAGTTTTACTACCATTTTTGCATCCTTAAGCCTTCCGGCGGCATTAAATACAGGTGCAATTATAAAACCTACATCATAGGTTGAATATTCTGACTTTGGATTATTTCCTTTATTTTCACCGCTATTGAATAGTTTATAAAGCAAAAAGGCAAGCCCTCTGTTTTTAGTAAAGGGAAGTTTTTCAAGTCCAAATCTTGTAAGAATACGGTTTTCTGACAGAAGTGGAACGATGTCGGCGATAGTTCCTATGGATACAAGATCCAGATATTCAAAGGCTTCCTCTTTTTTACCGTAGCTTTCAAAAAGTGACAGGACAAGCATAAATACAGTTCCTACACCTGCAAGGGATTCAAATGTATATTCATTTTCAATCCTTTTAGGATTAATGACTGCCAGTGCTTCAGGAACTTTTTTTCCTTGAAGATTATGGTGGTCTGTTATTATAACTGGAAGATTTATGGAATTTGCAAATTTTATTTCTTCAAAAGCAGTAATTCCACAATCTACAGTAATGACAAGTTCTCCACCTGAATCCTTGATTTTTTTCAGTGCATCATTATTCAGTCCGTACCCTTCGTCCCTAATAGGTATGTAGTAGCTGACATTTTCTGCTCCCAGTTCCTTTAGTGTCAGATACAAAACGGCAGTTGAAGTGATTCCGTCAACATCGTAGTCGCCATATATCCATATATTTTTATTTTTCCGGATAGCTTCTCTTATAATTTTAACAGATTTTTCCACATCATAGAGTTTATTAGGATTTTGAAGATTTTCCAGCTTAGGATTTAAGAAATCCCTTATTTCTCCAGGAGATTTTATTCCTCTGGAAAACAGTATTTTCAATATATCTTTATCAACAGGAATATTATTTATTTTTATATCTTTATCTTTTGGAATATTTTTTATATTCCATTTTGTATTTCGCATATTAACTCCTAGATTTTAAAATATTATTTCATATTTATTTTAACATATTATTAATATAAAAGAAATAGGTAAAGTCAAAAAAAATCTTTTTTAATATTAAAAAAACAAGGAATAATCAAATTTATTAAAAAATAAATTTTTAATAAAGTCTTGTTAAAAATATAAAAATATAATATAATAAATAAATAATAAATTAAAATTTATTAAAAAATATAGGGGGTTAATTGGGTGGAAAAAATTAAAAAGGTGAAGGGATTTACACTTATTGAGGTTTTAGTTTATATGTCAGTCGCAGCAATTTTATTTACAATTGTTTCTATAAGCGTGCAAAATCAGAAAATGAAACAGAACTTTGCAGTGGAAAAAAGAAATATAAGCATGTTCATAAGAAAAATTCAGCAGCATGCACAGCAGAACAGGAAGGAATATATACTGGATTTCCAGATATCTAAAAATACTGCATTTTTTATGGAAGAAACAGCCGGGAAAAAGGATATAATTGATAAAATGGCTATTTCAGGGGAAATTTCATATATGACAAATAATACTGATAAGAATGCTGATTTTGCGAGAAGGACAACAGATGAAGGTAATTTTGAAAGGGGATTTTCTGTTTACCTTTTAAATAAAAAGGGAGATAGGATTTATTACCGTATATCAACAAATACAATAAATGCCGCAAAATATCCCATAATAAGCATTTACAGGGCAAAAAAACCTATAAATGTAAAGGATGATTATACAAAATCACATTTATGGGAGGAAGAACTGTAAATGAAAAAGAATTCTGGAACAATGAGTATTTTCCTGTCAGATAAAACTGCAATAAGCAATATTTTTAAAACATCTGCAATAATAGCGGCAGGCATAGTTTTCTTTATATTTTACATTAACTTTGTAACTTATAAGGGAGAACTTTCAGGAGAACAGGTTCTTCATGTGAAAATGGATGGAAAGACAGGCTCTGTGCTCAAGGTAAATAACAAATACCTGAAACAGCAGGCTTCCATAAAAAATAGTAAAAACTTTGATTATGGATTTTACCTTATAAAATATAAAATAAGGAAAGTTACTGAAAAAAATGGTTCCCTCACAATTGAAGGGAAAATAGTGGGGTATAAGGGTTCAAAACTCAATGGAATGAGGAAATACATTTTAAATATATTTGATGAACTTTTTATTACAGAGGACAATCTGTATGCTTTTTCACGTGCGGCAATTTTGGGAGAAAAGTCTGAAGTGGGAAAGGATATGAAGGACAGGTTTAAATATACAGGGCTTGCACATCTTATTGTTATTTCAGGCTCACATATTGGCCTTGTAATAATGGGAATTGTGAAAATACTCGACACGTTGAATATTAAATATAGAATAAAGTATATAGCCGCCCTTGTGGCACTTTCTCTTTACTGTACACTTGTAGGAATGTCGCCTGGAATACTTAGGGCGTATATAATGGGAGCAATGATGATATGTGCAAGAATTTTTTTTGAGCAGGAAGACAGTAAAAAGTCACTGTTTGTTTCACTAGTTGTCATACTTGTGCTAAATCCATATGCAATATTTGATATATCTATGCAGCTGTCCTATATGGCAGTAATTGCGATAATATTTGTTTATCCGCCAGTAGAAAAACTGTGCGAAATAAAGTTTTTAGGAAAAATGAAGGTAGGAATTTCCAAAGATACTGTAAAACTTCTGCTGCTGAGCTTAGCCATACAGGTTACAAGTATCCCTCTTTTCCTCTATTATTTTGATAAACTTCCGTTATTTTCCTTTTTACTTAACATAGTAGGAGTACCTCTTGGAACTATTCTGATAGAAGTATTATTTTTTATTACGTTATGTAATATTCTCTATTTAAAGGTGCTGAATATTTTATTCGTTCCATTGGCACAGATTCTTTATAACGGTTTTGAAGGATTTATTTTACTTGGAAACAAGATTCCACTTTTACAGGTTGACATAAAAGGAAAGGTGGATATATGGTCTGTTGTGGTTTATTATATTATTCTAGTTATAATTATTCTGTATATGAATAAAAGTTATGCTGTAATGGATAAGCAGAAGAAAATACAGGAAAAACATAGGGCTAAGCTTAAAAAGGAAATAATGTAAATGTTTGATATGGATTTCACATGAAAATAAAATGAAATTAAAAATAAAAAAAGCTACACTATACTGTTAAATTATATGAGAGGTGATGAGAATGCCAGTTAATTTTGAAAAAATGTCAGAAAAAACAAGAAAAAATAGTGTAGGAAATTTCTGGAAATGTAAAAGAAATTTTATACTTGTCATGTTGGGAATTATGTCGTTAGCAAATATTTCAATGTCTGAAAGTATTCAAAAGTCTAAAGAAAATTCTAAAAATATTGAAGCACAGTCAAAAAATATTCAGGAAGATGAAGAATTATATTCATATAATCTTATCAGATCGGTTTTTAAGCCAAAGTCTAAGGAGCCTCAGCCTGATGCTTCGCCAGATGATAATGACAGAAGTGTAGATGTAGGTCATCAGGAGAGACTTCTGAACAAAGTGAGGGAAGAACTGGCAGATTATTTTGCAAATCCTTCAAAAGAAGAAGCTGAAAGACATATGGTATGGGTGGAAGTACCGGTGTGGAGACTACAGGATGGGAAGAAGGTTTCTGATACAGAAAGAATACAGGTGTTAAATGTATTGGCATCTGATGTAAAGGAGATATTCAGGGAAATATATAATGGCCATGAGAAGTTTCCTGTAAAGCGTCTTATTGGCTATACATGGAGAGGTCAAAATTCAAGGAGCTTTCATAATACAGGGCGTGCCATAGATATAAATCCGGAAGAAAATCCTCAAGTGGATATTGATGGAAGGGTGCTTGTAGGTAAAAAATGGGATCCACATGAAAATCCTTATTCCATAAAGCCTAATGGTGATGTTGTAAAGGCGTTTAGAAAAAGAGGCTGGGTATGGGGTGAAAAATTTAGAAAGAAAGATTATATGCATTTTGGATTTAAGGAAATGTAAAAAAGCTAGTCAAAGCAATTGAATTAATAACAGTTGGAAGAATTTTATAAATAAAAAACTGCAGAGAGGGAATAAATAAAAAAATGGTTACTTTTCCGGAGAAAAGTAACCTGATAAGAACTCCGTAGAGACTTATCTCGCTCACTATGAATTAATTATACTATGTTTTTATATAAAAAGCAATACACAAAAAACTAAAAATTAAAAAAAGGAAAAAAATGTCTAATAAAACCCCTAAAACTTATGAAGAACAATTAGAAATATTAAAAAAAATGGGAATACCTAAGAGATGGAAAAATATAATAAAAAAATAAAAAAAGATCTCTTAAAAGAAAAAATATAAATAATAGACATAAAATAAAAATATATTTATTCATTTATTAAAATTTCACTTATGTAAAACAGTCATTTATTAAGAAAAAATCAAAAACTCGCTAAAGGCTCAGACATTGATTTTTTCTAAATTCATTTTCTGTTTTACATTGTGAAATTATAAATAATTCATAAATATATTTTTTTTACACTTTGTATATGTTTTTTAGATAATCTTTTTTACATTTTTTACAATGTTTTCAATATCTTCAATACATTGTAAGTGATTCTCCCTTGAAAACATGTGTGAAAATAGAAGTTCGAGATTTTCTTCAAAATTTTCAGGTAAAATTTTACATTGTTTCTTACAAAGCTGAATCAATCTTTTTTCTCCCGGATGAGTAAGACTGTTTATGGCAAAAATCATATCAAAATATGAAGCAAGAAATTCTGAAATTCTATGATTAACACTCACTGAATCCCCTCTTTCTATGGCTTTTTTTATCTGGTTAGGGTATGCAGGTAATGATGAATCAATAAGCTTCAGCTGATGATTTATAATGTTTTTCTTCAACTGTTCAGGGTAATCAAATGAATA
This is a stretch of genomic DNA from Leptotrichia sp. oral taxon 215 str. W9775. It encodes these proteins:
- a CDS encoding M15 family metallopeptidase yields the protein MPVNFEKMSEKTRKNSVGNFWKCKRNFILVMLGIMSLANISMSESIQKSKENSKNIEAQSKNIQEDEELYSYNLIRSVFKPKSKEPQPDASPDDNDRSVDVGHQERLLNKVREELADYFANPSKEEAERHMVWVEVPVWRLQDGKKVSDTERIQVLNVLASDVKEIFREIYNGHEKFPVKRLIGYTWRGQNSRSFHNTGRAIDINPEENPQVDIDGRVLVGKKWDPHENPYSIKPNGDVVKAFRKRGWVWGEKFRKKDYMHFGFKEM
- a CDS encoding type II secretion system protein, producing MEKIKKVKGFTLIEVLVYMSVAAILFTIVSISVQNQKMKQNFAVEKRNISMFIRKIQQHAQQNRKEYILDFQISKNTAFFMEETAGKKDIIDKMAISGEISYMTNNTDKNADFARRTTDEGNFERGFSVYLLNKKGDRIYYRISTNTINAAKYPIISIYRAKKPINVKDDYTKSHLWEEEL
- a CDS encoding flavodoxin domain-containing protein, with the protein product MAKLNIIYFSGTGNTEQIASFIEEGAKAAGAEVEVISVDSADESSVDADFVAFGSPATGSEEVAPEMVDYIEGVKEKLAGKRVGLFGSNDWGEGDFMSMWIQELDNADVSVVGEGCIINLAPDDDEKIEKCKEYGKAIVS
- the recJ gene encoding single-stranded-DNA-specific exonuclease RecJ; this translates as MRNTKWNIKNIPKDKDIKINNIPVDKDILKILFSRGIKSPGEIRDFLNPKLENLQNPNKLYDVEKSVKIIREAIRKNKNIWIYGDYDVDGITSTAVLYLTLKELGAENVSYYIPIRDEGYGLNNDALKKIKDSGGELVITVDCGITAFEEIKFANSINLPVIITDHHNLQGKKVPEALAVINPKRIENEYTFESLAGVGTVFMLVLSLFESYGKKEEAFEYLDLVSIGTIADIVPLLSENRILTRFGLEKLPFTKNRGLAFLLYKLFNSGENKGNNPKSEYSTYDVGFIIAPVFNAAGRLKDAKMVVKLLTSDNNREIEIIVKELINKNFERKELQNRIVEMIEKNIEKNKINEDFVIIDYSPEYHHGIIGIAASKIVDIYYKPVIIMEVKKDEGIAVGSCRSIEGFNILNALQSMPELFVKFGGHSGAAGFTIPIKNIELFKRKINEYAKKILKDDDFVKIINIDKQIPMQKMSYEFFKTIELLKPFGFGNPMPTFQTKNVLLENIKFIGENKNHIMFDLKQKGFVIKNAVWFGSGEYFKELNENLFYDIVYKLKIEEFQDRYYTKAYIEDMKASELKDDTLLYYHSLYNTSFPIKSIFYTHLDLDVETPLSLKNEFDQISLFQGRKFVGRLDYNISNLLIQLKKYFNWNFTVKVENIVKSSTHNIVDILIKRDFSFECYDYTDIGIFKRIKDFLIGNMEYDSFTKNLLSLFFRQNKDLILSFENKSSENFKNNPEKYMKPENLINFLLTVGIFFMKKTGKKSLIIVKNSKNSIYNIPFIKTYFDIAVKYENEQEENYPFILFYNTAFKQAMKKISPEDFILTKIKDIEVKEDNNEFTETEKKSLNAVNEIGTRFCFFTDAETKEKFISDLFENSKIENEEKKSEISNTFNLQTEFIKNNISIPENITFLNTLKKKDLKELKNIYVEYLPLENKIKLKEKLDNGELIYSDYSVTEII
- a CDS encoding ComEC/Rec2 family competence protein, which gives rise to MKKNSGTMSIFLSDKTAISNIFKTSAIIAAGIVFFIFYINFVTYKGELSGEQVLHVKMDGKTGSVLKVNNKYLKQQASIKNSKNFDYGFYLIKYKIRKVTEKNGSLTIEGKIVGYKGSKLNGMRKYILNIFDELFITEDNLYAFSRAAILGEKSEVGKDMKDRFKYTGLAHLIVISGSHIGLVIMGIVKILDTLNIKYRIKYIAALVALSLYCTLVGMSPGILRAYIMGAMMICARIFFEQEDSKKSLFVSLVVILVLNPYAIFDISMQLSYMAVIAIIFVYPPVEKLCEIKFLGKMKVGISKDTVKLLLLSLAIQVTSIPLFLYYFDKLPLFSFLLNIVGVPLGTILIEVLFFITLCNILYLKVLNILFVPLAQILYNGFEGFILLGNKIPLLQVDIKGKVDIWSVVVYYIILVIIILYMNKSYAVMDKQKKIQEKHRAKLKKEIM